One segment of Candidatus Hydrogenedentota bacterium DNA contains the following:
- a CDS encoding VCBS repeat-containing protein: protein MYRRIIALLALMFATVVAPALDANRLAYLDDPNPFYPSRDFPKLITPQWIGEPGVEAAIILSIDDMRDPKKYEAYLRPIIDKLKELYGTASMSIMACSISPDDPQLQAWLREGLSIETHTVAHPCPLLGRGQFEEARATFESCISLMANIPGNKPVAFRMPCCDSINSTSPRFFYEIFNKPSPGVPHLSIDSSVFNITTANDPALPREWVIREDGRERFRSYLPFKSFKTTIEDYPYPYIIGDGIWEFPCAVPSDWEAQNINKPNSPQSLADMKIALDAAVAKKGVYTLVFHPHGWIENHQIVNLIEHAATQYGTRVRFLSFRAAHQRLNEHLLGCPQSSRFSQPLVVRLLDLNEDGYMDVLRGPCSSSEPSQSAGLLDVNRGVEPDDDPAHPGQSSAADFEVCRVWDSDEMIWNQTEFPSGVIPNAGRTVGGRHRTPIMPPDSLDGGPYGNDNGTRFGLDVDGTPIALKVTDRHDGAWRFVDGTWQPAPILLKGLTIRSDFLMTAIGGRDRGVRFRDIDGDGITELLVSNDEHNEVFTRAAAHSRWRRAPFAFPANLTLIDSDGRDRGLRLIDVDGDRDLDILISNQDQFALYLFDSMKSGWSTTSIDGARDGSDPATAIPAIAVNGENNGAWFHSRSLWVQNETTDKLPDLVDRRSFNDLLATVEPQPKSPEAGLASISVRPGLRAELVAAEPLVVDPVSIAWGADGKLWVVEMRDYPLGMDGEGKPGSRVKFLEDVDDDGKYDEATVFLDKLNFATGVMPWRDGILITAAPKIIFAKDTNGDGRADHQEVLYDGFIQGNQQHRINGLRWGLDNWIHCANGDSGGAITSTKTGEALNISGRDFCFRVSDGVMNAESGMSQFGIAFDDWGNRFGCANWLPVWHYALDDRAMRRNPHFAPGNPREYIVPQAQLFPTSRTLARFNDFEHVNRSTSTCGIEIYRDTILGNEFYGNAFVCEPVHNLVLRTVLEPNGATFTGHRAPGEEESEFLSSHDNWFRPVMARMGPDGALYIVDMYRQVIEHPEYISAETQATLDLRAGDDKGRIYRVVPVHGTTRAPTKTDTFASEELVALLESGNGTVRDLAHQQLVERGDSSAADALRTLLRSSASAQARTHALCVLDGIDALIRDDLLAGLRDSSPGVRQSAVRLAAARASDWPEIGVALVEMQNEADALVRVELIYAIGELRTDRAAATLGELIETNRNDAYLGMALLSSLNGSNVRHIIPRLLAWAAAEDAAPEPQDQVIASVVGTAVTANDSETLQGMALLVANPEVKQHTAAQFAWLADFLDSLSGTGTTLDALGTGAVADGARTQIAKLTDAARAVAADASMDEAVRAGAASVLGRDASRAEEDIALLTRLLGAESAEGIRSASLDALIDTENERVPAAVLAALSGLSPELRSHTIEALLRREAWLDAVMTALENGAPSFRELDATHRQDLLTSKSDDIRARAEKLMAGAANPDRQAVIEQYKEATTIPGQFLRGRGIFRERCASCHQLGSVGHAVGPDLLALTDRSREAVLVSILDPNRAVETKYFDYTIETNDLMSYSGVVVEESGNSVTIRGANGIENTILRSNIESMTTKSRSPMPDGLEDGLTPEDMANLMAYILEARKET, encoded by the coding sequence ATGTATCGCCGAATCATTGCCCTGTTGGCGTTAATGTTCGCCACCGTAGTTGCGCCCGCACTTGACGCGAACCGGCTCGCGTATCTTGACGATCCGAATCCGTTCTATCCTTCGCGCGACTTTCCAAAACTGATCACGCCGCAGTGGATCGGCGAACCGGGCGTCGAGGCGGCGATCATTCTTTCCATCGACGATATGCGCGATCCGAAGAAGTACGAGGCGTATCTTCGCCCGATCATCGACAAGTTGAAGGAGCTTTACGGTACCGCGTCGATGAGCATCATGGCGTGCAGCATAAGCCCGGACGATCCGCAGTTGCAGGCGTGGCTGCGGGAAGGCCTCAGTATCGAGACGCACACGGTTGCACACCCGTGCCCGCTGCTGGGCCGCGGACAGTTCGAGGAAGCAAGGGCGACGTTCGAGTCGTGCATTTCGCTGATGGCGAACATTCCGGGAAACAAACCCGTTGCGTTCCGTATGCCCTGCTGCGACTCAATCAACTCGACCAGTCCGCGCTTTTTCTATGAGATATTCAACAAGCCGTCGCCGGGAGTGCCGCATCTTTCGATCGATTCGAGCGTGTTCAACATCACGACCGCCAACGATCCCGCGCTCCCGCGCGAATGGGTGATTCGCGAAGACGGCCGCGAACGCTTCCGCTCCTACCTTCCCTTCAAATCATTCAAGACCACGATCGAGGACTATCCCTACCCCTACATCATCGGCGACGGAATTTGGGAGTTTCCCTGCGCCGTGCCGAGCGACTGGGAAGCGCAGAACATCAACAAGCCGAACAGTCCGCAGTCGCTCGCGGACATGAAGATCGCGCTGGACGCCGCAGTCGCGAAGAAGGGCGTGTATACGCTTGTGTTTCATCCGCACGGATGGATCGAGAACCATCAAATCGTCAACTTGATAGAACACGCGGCGACGCAGTATGGGACTCGCGTGCGATTTCTCAGCTTTCGCGCGGCGCATCAACGCTTGAATGAGCACCTCCTTGGCTGTCCGCAATCTTCGAGATTCTCACAGCCTCTCGTTGTGCGGTTACTCGACCTCAATGAGGACGGATACATGGACGTACTCCGTGGACCGTGTTCTTCAAGCGAACCGTCACAAAGCGCGGGTTTGCTAGACGTCAATCGCGGGGTTGAACCCGACGATGATCCAGCACACCCCGGACAGAGCAGCGCCGCCGACTTTGAAGTTTGCCGTGTATGGGACAGCGACGAAATGATCTGGAATCAGACAGAGTTTCCGTCGGGCGTGATACCGAACGCCGGAAGGACCGTTGGTGGCAGACACCGCACTCCAATAATGCCGCCGGATTCTTTGGACGGCGGACCGTACGGAAATGACAACGGCACGCGTTTCGGCTTGGACGTTGACGGCACCCCAATCGCATTGAAGGTAACCGACCGCCACGACGGGGCTTGGCGGTTTGTCGATGGGACGTGGCAGCCCGCACCGATTCTGCTGAAGGGACTCACCATACGCAGCGACTTTCTAATGACCGCAATTGGGGGTCGAGACCGCGGTGTTCGCTTCCGCGATATCGACGGTGATGGGATTACGGAGTTACTGGTTTCCAACGATGAGCACAATGAAGTTTTTACACGAGCGGCCGCCCACAGCCGGTGGCGGAGGGCACCTTTCGCATTTCCGGCGAATCTAACGCTGATTGACTCTGATGGCCGTGATCGTGGTCTCCGGCTAATCGACGTTGACGGCGATCGCGATCTGGATATCCTCATTTCAAACCAAGATCAGTTCGCGCTCTATCTATTCGACTCCATGAAGTCGGGTTGGAGCACGACATCAATCGATGGCGCTCGCGATGGCTCTGACCCGGCAACGGCAATTCCCGCGATAGCAGTCAATGGCGAGAACAACGGCGCATGGTTTCATTCGCGCAGTCTTTGGGTGCAGAACGAAACCACGGACAAATTGCCGGACTTGGTCGACCGGCGTTCATTCAATGACTTGCTGGCAACCGTCGAGCCGCAACCGAAATCGCCTGAGGCGGGGCTTGCGTCAATCAGTGTGCGGCCCGGTTTGCGTGCGGAACTCGTCGCGGCGGAACCGCTCGTAGTCGACCCGGTGTCGATTGCGTGGGGCGCGGATGGAAAACTCTGGGTCGTGGAAATGCGCGACTATCCACTCGGCATGGACGGCGAGGGCAAGCCGGGCAGCCGCGTGAAGTTTCTCGAAGATGTAGATGACGACGGGAAATACGACGAGGCGACGGTGTTTCTCGACAAACTGAATTTCGCGACGGGGGTGATGCCCTGGCGCGACGGCATCCTTATCACCGCCGCTCCGAAGATCATTTTCGCAAAGGACACCAACGGCGACGGCAGGGCGGACCATCAGGAAGTCCTCTACGATGGCTTCATCCAGGGGAACCAGCAGCACCGCATCAACGGTCTGCGCTGGGGGCTCGACAACTGGATTCACTGCGCAAACGGTGACAGTGGCGGCGCGATTACCAGTACTAAGACTGGTGAGGCGCTGAACATTTCCGGGCGCGATTTTTGCTTTCGTGTCAGCGATGGCGTAATGAACGCGGAAAGCGGAATGTCGCAGTTTGGCATCGCGTTTGATGACTGGGGAAACCGCTTCGGCTGCGCGAACTGGTTGCCCGTATGGCACTACGCGCTGGACGATCGCGCGATGCGGCGCAATCCGCATTTCGCCCCCGGCAACCCGCGCGAGTACATCGTTCCCCAAGCGCAACTTTTTCCTACGAGCCGCACGCTCGCACGCTTTAACGATTTTGAGCACGTAAACCGCTCGACCTCGACATGCGGCATCGAAATCTATCGCGACACGATTCTCGGTAACGAGTTCTACGGCAACGCGTTCGTGTGCGAACCGGTGCACAACCTCGTCCTGCGCACGGTACTCGAACCGAATGGAGCAACCTTCACAGGGCATCGCGCGCCCGGCGAAGAAGAGTCCGAGTTTCTTTCCTCGCACGACAACTGGTTTCGCCCGGTGATGGCGCGCATGGGCCCGGATGGCGCGCTGTATATCGTCGACATGTACCGGCAGGTGATCGAGCACCCGGAGTACATTTCGGCGGAGACACAGGCAACGCTGGACCTACGCGCGGGCGACGACAAAGGGCGGATTTACCGCGTTGTCCCTGTTCATGGTACGACGCGCGCGCCGACAAAGACGGACACATTCGCATCAGAAGAACTTGTTGCGCTGCTTGAGAGCGGGAATGGTACGGTCCGGGACTTGGCCCACCAGCAACTCGTTGAGCGCGGGGATTCGAGCGCCGCCGACGCGTTGCGCACGTTGCTGCGGTCGAGCGCATCCGCGCAAGCGCGAACGCATGCGCTTTGCGTGCTGGACGGGATCGACGCGCTAATTCGCGACGACCTCTTGGCCGGACTTCGCGACAGCTCACCTGGCGTACGCCAAAGTGCCGTGCGCCTGGCCGCCGCGCGCGCGAGCGATTGGCCGGAAATTGGCGTGGCGTTGGTCGAAATGCAGAACGAAGCCGATGCGTTGGTTCGGGTCGAGTTGATTTACGCGATTGGCGAGTTGCGCACCGACCGCGCGGCGGCGACGCTGGGCGAATTAATCGAAACGAACAGGAACGACGCGTATCTCGGCATGGCGCTGCTCAGTTCGCTGAATGGAAGCAATGTGCGCCATATCATACCGCGCCTGCTGGCTTGGGCCGCGGCCGAGGACGCAGCGCCGGAGCCGCAAGACCAGGTGATTGCGTCTGTCGTTGGGACGGCGGTAACCGCGAACGATTCGGAAACACTGCAGGGCATGGCGCTACTCGTCGCGAACCCAGAAGTGAAGCAACACACAGCGGCGCAATTCGCGTGGCTTGCGGATTTTCTTGACTCGCTGAGCGGGACGGGCACGACGCTCGACGCGTTGGGCACGGGTGCTGTTGCGGACGGTGCGCGCACACAAATCGCGAAGTTGACCGATGCCGCGCGCGCTGTCGCCGCGGACGCCTCCATGGATGAAGCCGTGCGCGCGGGGGCAGCGAGCGTACTGGGAAGAGACGCATCGCGAGCAGAAGAGGATATCGCACTGCTCACGCGTCTGCTGGGCGCGGAGTCGGCCGAGGGCATTCGCTCTGCATCGCTTGATGCACTGATTGATACCGAGAACGAACGCGTGCCTGCCGCGGTGTTGGCCGCGTTGTCGGGGCTTAGTCCCGAACTCCGCAGCCACACGATCGAGGCCCTGCTGCGGCGCGAGGCATGGCTTGACGCAGTAATGACGGCGCTCGAAAACGGAGCGCCGAGTTTTCGCGAACTTGACGCGACGCACCGGCAGGACTTGTTGACGAGCAAGAGCGATGACATCCGCGCGCGCGCGGAGAAGCTGATGGCGGGCGCGGCAAATCCCGATCGGCAGGCAGTGATCGAGCAGTACAAGGAGGCAACGACCATTCCCGGTCAGTTTCTGCGCGGGCGCGGCATATTTCGCGAGCGGTGCGCCTCGTGCCATCAGCTTGGCAGTGTGGGCCACGCTGTTGGCCCCGATCTATTGGCGTTGACCGACCGATCGCGCGAAGCCGTGTTGGTGTCGATTCTCGATCCCAACCGGGCGGTGGAGACGAAATACTTCGACTACACCATCGAGACGAACGATCTCATGTCGTACAGCGGCGTCGTCGTCGAGGAATCGGGAAACAGCGTCACGATTCGCGGGGCGAACGGAATCGAGAACACGATCCTGCGGTCGAACATCGAGTCGATGACAACGAAATCGCGCTCGCCCATGCCGGACGGGCTGGAAGACGGTTTGACGCCGGAGGACATGGCGAACTTGATGGCGTACATTTTGGAGGCGAGGAAGGAAACGTAG
- a CDS encoding DUF1501 domain-containing protein, whose translation MHSSNLPHFHAAPSSCFCSRRDFLRRTGQGFGMLALAGLMDKAGILAAPAQEAINPLAPHAPHFEAKAKSIIWLFMNGGPSQVDTWDYKPELTKRDGQKLEGFNNETGFFVEEVGPLMKSPFSWQQHGQSGTWVPEIFPKMARHVDDMAFIHSCHTETNNHSPALFQINTGFNRMGFPSVGAWVTYGLGTENQNLPGYVVMYDTLGRGLPKGYSQNWGAGFLPGIFQGTALKHQGQPIDNLERLASMNDEQQRRQLDLLAALNREHQQRADNDAELATRIESFELAYRMQMAAPEALDVDSEPEHIKTLYGLDNEKCTHFARQCIVARRMVERGVRFIQIYSGGEENEKSWDGHLNIEQNHRGFAAETDQPIAGLLADLKQRGLFDSTLVIWGGEFGRLPLAQRPKNDPSRSGRDHNPHAFTTWFAGGGVKGGTHYGETDEIGSKAAVNRVSVNDLHATILHLIGIDHLKLTHRYNGRDFRLTDVAGEVVKRILA comes from the coding sequence ATGCACAGCAGCAATTTACCACATTTCCATGCAGCTCCCTCCTCGTGTTTCTGTTCACGGCGCGATTTCCTGCGTCGGACGGGGCAAGGCTTCGGGATGTTGGCGTTGGCCGGGCTGATGGACAAGGCCGGAATACTGGCCGCGCCAGCGCAAGAGGCGATTAATCCGCTCGCGCCCCACGCGCCGCACTTCGAGGCGAAAGCGAAATCGATCATCTGGCTGTTCATGAACGGCGGGCCGAGTCAAGTCGACACGTGGGACTACAAGCCGGAACTTACGAAGCGCGATGGGCAGAAACTCGAAGGCTTCAACAACGAGACCGGGTTCTTCGTCGAAGAAGTGGGCCCGCTGATGAAGTCGCCGTTCTCATGGCAGCAGCACGGGCAGTCGGGCACCTGGGTACCCGAGATATTTCCGAAGATGGCGCGCCACGTCGACGACATGGCGTTTATCCATTCGTGTCACACGGAAACGAACAACCACTCCCCCGCGCTGTTTCAGATCAACACAGGCTTCAACCGAATGGGGTTCCCCAGCGTCGGCGCGTGGGTGACCTACGGCCTTGGCACGGAGAACCAGAACCTGCCGGGGTACGTGGTGATGTACGACACGCTCGGGCGCGGCCTGCCGAAAGGGTATTCGCAAAACTGGGGCGCGGGGTTCCTGCCGGGGATTTTCCAGGGCACCGCGCTGAAACATCAGGGCCAGCCGATCGACAACCTCGAACGGCTTGCGTCGATGAACGATGAACAACAGCGGCGCCAACTCGACTTGTTGGCGGCGCTGAACCGCGAACACCAACAACGCGCGGACAATGACGCGGAACTTGCCACGCGCATCGAGAGTTTTGAACTCGCGTACCGCATGCAGATGGCCGCACCGGAAGCGCTCGACGTGGACTCGGAGCCGGAGCACATCAAGACGTTGTACGGACTGGACAACGAGAAGTGCACGCACTTTGCGCGTCAGTGCATCGTTGCGCGGCGCATGGTCGAGCGCGGCGTGCGGTTCATCCAGATATACAGCGGCGGCGAAGAAAACGAAAAGAGCTGGGACGGTCACCTGAATATCGAGCAAAACCATCGCGGGTTTGCCGCGGAAACGGACCAGCCGATCGCGGGATTGCTCGCGGACTTAAAACAGCGCGGGCTGTTCGACAGCACACTCGTGATATGGGGCGGCGAGTTCGGGCGATTGCCGCTGGCGCAGCGCCCAAAGAACGATCCGAGCCGATCGGGGCGCGATCACAATCCGCACGCGTTTACGACGTGGTTCGCGGGCGGCGGCGTGAAGGGCGGCACGCATTACGGCGAGACGGACGAAATAGGCAGCAAAGCGGCCGTGAATCGCGTGAGCGTGAACGATTTGCACGCTACGATTCTGCATTTGATCGGCATCGATCATCTCAAGCTGACGCACCGGTACAACGGCCGCGATTTCCGACTGACTGACGTTGCGGGCGAGGTCGTGAAGAGGATCCTGGCCTGA
- a CDS encoding DUF1549 domain-containing protein: MAAVFAFPAFSDGTIRYNRDIRPILAENCFACHGPDKNTRKADLRLDSREGAAEALGTGRDSSEFWKRVSSHDTDEMMPPPAAMKKLTPEQIATLGKWIDAGAPYEKHWAFLPIERVTPPAVTNASWPRNDIDRFVLARQEAVGISPNPEAERRTLVRRVYLDMTGLPPTPERVEAFVNDAAPDAYEKLVDEVLASLHYGERWARHWLDLARFAESHGYEQDYDRKFAYYYRDFVIQAFNQDLPYDTFVKWQIAGDEFAPEDPLAMMATGFLAAGTHATQITKNQVEKERYDELDDMARTIGTSMLGLTIGCARCHDHKYDPITMTDYYRLISTFTKTVRSDYPIDVGPDFYARAKERYDAEHKPLLASLTEYEKGPLVAKFEEWLSTQLTTPPSPQWLALDVFNYTSEGGARMGRLSDGSVLVSGENPEFDTYTFEARTKLTGITSVRIDALSDATMTSNGPGRAENGNFALTNFKVAIRPDNGTDAKTDLKLANPRATFEQAGYPASNAIDADEKSAWAIGEQYGKDQSAIFDFEAPAGLPEGAVFTFTLEFKSNSKHAIGRPRVSITTAPSPAAFDLALMPQDLADTLSKYRAQQDATVSSRDRSRLFEFFKKQDAKWKELSKAEREHAKNAPMPGATKVLISSEGVPAIRTHTQGGDYLEETHFLTRGDPNQKGEVATQAFPVVLVTSPEGEKRWQKAPPAGARTPHKRTALANWITDTEYGAGQLLARVIANRLWQHHFGRGIVPTPSDFGFKGEPPTNPELLDWLASELIANGWSLKYIQKLIMTSATYRQDASHDDAKAKLDPANTLVWHYPRQRLEAEAIRDAMLAVSGQLDDSMFGPSTLDPDMKRRSIYFMVKRSKLVSMMTVFDAPDATVGIDQRPCTTIAPQALLVINNPNVRERAEGLARRMCPDAASDLVAAVTRGFMLTVSRPPGESELNNALAFLDAQTASYAASGNAQPAQTAMADFAQVLLGLNEFVYIE, encoded by the coding sequence GTGGCCGCAGTGTTTGCATTTCCCGCGTTTTCCGACGGAACCATCAGGTACAACCGTGACATCCGCCCCATCCTCGCGGAGAATTGTTTCGCTTGCCACGGCCCGGACAAGAACACGCGCAAGGCGGATTTGCGGCTCGACAGCCGCGAAGGCGCGGCAGAAGCGCTTGGAACCGGCCGGGACTCGAGCGAATTTTGGAAGCGCGTATCGAGTCACGACACGGACGAGATGATGCCGCCGCCCGCGGCGATGAAGAAACTTACGCCTGAGCAGATCGCAACGCTGGGTAAATGGATCGACGCGGGGGCGCCATACGAAAAGCATTGGGCCTTTCTTCCCATCGAACGGGTCACGCCGCCAGCCGTCACGAATGCGTCGTGGCCGCGCAACGATATCGACCGGTTCGTTCTCGCGCGGCAGGAAGCCGTGGGAATCTCGCCGAACCCGGAAGCGGAACGGCGCACGCTGGTCCGCCGCGTGTACCTCGACATGACGGGACTTCCGCCGACGCCGGAGAGGGTCGAGGCGTTTGTGAACGATGCGGCGCCCGACGCGTACGAAAAACTGGTTGACGAAGTGCTGGCGAGCCTGCATTACGGCGAACGCTGGGCGCGGCATTGGCTGGACTTGGCGCGGTTCGCGGAGAGCCACGGGTACGAGCAGGACTACGACCGCAAGTTCGCGTATTACTACCGCGATTTCGTCATTCAGGCTTTCAATCAGGACCTGCCCTATGACACCTTCGTGAAGTGGCAGATCGCTGGAGACGAATTTGCGCCGGAAGACCCGCTCGCAATGATGGCGACGGGGTTCCTAGCAGCGGGGACGCACGCCACGCAGATCACGAAGAACCAAGTCGAGAAGGAGCGGTACGACGAGCTCGACGACATGGCGCGGACGATCGGCACGTCGATGCTCGGCCTGACTATCGGCTGCGCGCGCTGCCACGACCACAAGTACGACCCGATTACGATGACGGATTACTACCGGCTCATCTCGACGTTTACGAAGACTGTGCGGTCCGACTATCCGATTGACGTCGGCCCCGACTTTTACGCGCGCGCGAAGGAGCGGTACGACGCGGAGCACAAGCCGCTGCTCGCGAGTTTGACGGAGTACGAAAAAGGCCCGCTGGTTGCGAAGTTTGAGGAATGGTTGAGCACGCAACTCACGACTCCGCCGTCGCCGCAGTGGCTTGCGCTGGACGTGTTCAACTATACCTCCGAGGGTGGCGCGCGCATGGGCCGCTTGTCGGACGGTTCGGTGCTGGTGTCGGGCGAGAATCCCGAGTTCGACACGTACACCTTCGAGGCGCGCACAAAGCTGACGGGCATCACGAGCGTGCGCATCGATGCGCTGTCCGATGCGACGATGACCTCGAACGGGCCGGGCCGCGCGGAGAACGGCAATTTTGCGCTGACGAATTTCAAGGTGGCCATCCGCCCGGACAACGGAACCGATGCGAAGACCGACTTGAAACTGGCGAACCCGCGCGCGACGTTCGAGCAGGCGGGTTACCCCGCCTCGAACGCGATCGATGCCGACGAGAAGAGCGCGTGGGCCATCGGCGAGCAGTACGGGAAGGACCAGTCCGCGATCTTCGATTTTGAAGCGCCCGCCGGTTTGCCCGAAGGGGCGGTGTTCACGTTCACACTCGAATTCAAATCCAACAGCAAACACGCAATCGGGCGGCCGCGCGTCTCGATTACGACGGCCCCGTCCCCCGCCGCCTTCGACCTTGCGCTGATGCCGCAGGACCTCGCGGACACGTTGTCGAAGTATCGCGCTCAGCAGGACGCGACGGTGTCGTCGCGCGACCGTTCGCGCCTGTTTGAGTTCTTCAAGAAACAGGACGCGAAGTGGAAGGAGCTGTCCAAGGCGGAGCGCGAGCACGCGAAGAATGCGCCGATGCCGGGCGCGACGAAAGTGCTGATCAGCAGCGAGGGCGTGCCCGCGATCCGCACGCACACCCAGGGCGGGGACTATCTGGAAGAGACCCATTTTCTGACGCGCGGCGATCCGAACCAGAAGGGCGAAGTCGCGACGCAGGCGTTTCCGGTGGTATTGGTGACTTCGCCGGAAGGCGAGAAGCGTTGGCAGAAGGCTCCGCCGGCGGGCGCGCGCACGCCGCACAAACGCACGGCGCTGGCGAATTGGATAACGGACACCGAGTACGGCGCGGGTCAATTGCTCGCGCGGGTGATTGCGAACCGTTTGTGGCAGCACCATTTCGGCCGCGGCATTGTGCCCACGCCGAGCGATTTTGGGTTCAAGGGCGAACCGCCGACAAACCCCGAGCTTTTGGATTGGCTCGCATCGGAATTGATCGCGAACGGCTGGAGCCTCAAGTACATTCAAAAACTGATTATGACCAGCGCGACATATCGGCAGGACGCTTCGCACGACGACGCCAAAGCGAAACTCGACCCGGCGAACACGCTGGTGTGGCATTATCCGCGGCAACGGCTCGAGGCGGAAGCGATTCGCGATGCGATGCTGGCGGTGAGCGGGCAGTTGGACGATTCGATGTTTGGGCCGAGTACGCTCGACCCGGACATGAAGCGGCGCAGCATTTACTTCATGGTCAAGCGCAGCAAGTTGGTCTCGATGATGACGGTGTTCGATGCGCCGGACGCGACGGTGGGCATCGACCAACGGCCGTGCACGACCATCGCGCCGCAGGCGCTTTTGGTAATCAACAACCCGAACGTGCGCGAGCGCGCGGAAGGGTTGGCGCGGCGGATGTGTCCAGACGCGGCGTCGGACCTCGTTGCGGCGGTGACACGCGGGTTCATGCTGACAGTAAGCCGGCCGCCAGGCGAGAGCGAGTTGAACAACGCGCTCGCGTTTCTCGACGCGCAGACGGCGTCATATGCCGCGAGCGGGAACGCCCAACCGGCGCAGACCGCAATGGCGGACTTCGCGCAGGTGCTGTTGGGGCTGAATGAATTTGTTTATATCGAGTAG
- a CDS encoding type II toxin-antitoxin system RelE/ParE family toxin: MAKLVFTKRAQRDYDCLDTATKKRMLDILKVYAVDPMKHAKKLSQSRLGTYRYRIGEYRVVFDFEGEKVVVLRIGHRRDIYRH, encoded by the coding sequence GTGGCTAAGTTAGTCTTCACCAAACGTGCGCAACGTGACTATGATTGTCTCGACACAGCAACAAAGAAGCGAATGCTCGACATACTCAAGGTTTATGCGGTTGATCCTATGAAACATGCAAAGAAGCTCTCACAGTCGAGACTAGGGACGTATCGCTACCGGATCGGTGAATATCGAGTTGTATTCGATTTCGAAGGCGAAAAGGTCGTTGTGTTGAGAATTGGCCATAGACGCGATATCTATCGACACTGA
- a CDS encoding sulfatase-like hydrolase/transferase — translation MLADDLRADGFSGLGSPVGKTPNFDAIIERGCIFRKAYTMGSMIGAVCMPSRTMLLTGRSLFRAKNEASTEDPATHTLPRAMREAGYATLHAGKFGNSPKKVTEEFDTSVDPGHSEGVANAVIDFIRTRPADKPMFIYMAGPEPHDPQFAPEEFYAQYKPEDIPLPAAFAPYHPFDNGWMTGRDEMTLPFPRTPENIRGKLARYYASIAYLDAQFGRVVQALKDAGEYDNTLFVIAADNGLSLGEHGLLGKQNVYEFGGMHVPLVFAGPGISKGETNALAYLMDLFPTVFGLTGTPLQSRVEGRDLSPVIRGEAKGVRDWLYTAYEKGQRAITDGRWKLIKFPHIDKTVLFDLQADPHEEHDLAQAPEHADRVRVMMSKLAELQRDLDDPVPLTAEVIQPAEWSPDRLTPEQIQYQKEETARCASNEAFEASRKK, via the coding sequence ATGCTCGCCGACGATCTTCGGGCTGACGGTTTCAGCGGGTTGGGTAGCCCTGTCGGAAAGACGCCGAATTTTGACGCGATCATCGAGCGCGGGTGCATTTTTCGCAAGGCGTATACGATGGGATCGATGATCGGCGCGGTGTGCATGCCGAGCAGGACGATGCTGTTGACGGGGCGGTCACTGTTTCGCGCGAAGAACGAGGCGAGCACGGAGGATCCTGCGACGCATACGCTTCCGCGCGCGATGAGGGAGGCGGGCTACGCAACGCTGCACGCGGGAAAGTTCGGCAATTCGCCGAAGAAAGTTACCGAAGAGTTCGATACGTCCGTCGATCCCGGGCACAGCGAAGGCGTCGCGAACGCGGTGATCGATTTCATTCGTACGCGTCCCGCGGACAAGCCGATGTTCATTTACATGGCCGGGCCGGAACCGCACGACCCGCAGTTCGCGCCGGAGGAGTTTTATGCGCAATACAAGCCTGAGGACATTCCGTTGCCTGCGGCGTTCGCGCCATACCATCCGTTCGACAACGGCTGGATGACGGGACGCGACGAGATGACGCTGCCGTTTCCGCGCACGCCGGAGAACATTCGCGGGAAGCTGGCGCGGTATTACGCGTCCATTGCGTACCTCGACGCGCAGTTTGGGCGGGTGGTCCAGGCGCTGAAGGACGCGGGCGAATACGACAACACGCTATTCGTAATTGCTGCGGATAACGGGTTGTCATTGGGCGAACACGGGTTGCTGGGCAAGCAGAATGTATACGAGTTTGGCGGGATGCACGTGCCGCTGGTGTTTGCCGGGCCGGGAATTTCAAAGGGCGAGACGAATGCGCTGGCTTATCTCATGGATTTGTTCCCGACCGTGTTTGGCCTGACGGGGACGCCGCTGCAATCGCGCGTGGAGGGGAGGGACTTGTCGCCGGTGATCCGAGGCGAAGCCAAGGGCGTGCGCGATTGGTTGTACACCGCGTATGAGAAAGGGCAGCGCGCCATCACGGACGGCCGATGGAAACTCATCAAGTTTCCGCACATCGACAAGACAGTGCTCTTCGACCTGCAGGCCGACCCGCACGAAGAACATGATCTTGCACAGGCGCCCGAGCACGCCGATCGCGTGCGGGTGATGATGTCGAAATTGGCGGAGCTTCAACGCGACCTCGACGACCCAGTCCCGCTGACCGCCGAGGTTATTCAACCCGCGGAGTGGTCGCCAGACAGGCTGACACCCGAACAGATTCAATACCAGAAGGAAGAGACGGCGCGGTGCGCAAGCAACGAGGCGTTCGAGGCGTCGAGGAAGAAATGA